A single genomic interval of Hafnia alvei harbors:
- the gcvH gene encoding glycine cleavage system protein GcvH, translating into MSNVPTELKYTASHEWVRAEGEGVYSVGITEHAQELLGDMVFIDLPEVGTSFDAGDDCAVAESVKAASDIYAPISGEIVAINDELEGAPELVNSAPYSEGWLFRIKASDEAQIAGLLDAAAYESSIED; encoded by the coding sequence ATGAGCAACGTGCCTACTGAATTGAAATATACCGCATCTCACGAATGGGTTCGCGCAGAAGGCGAAGGAGTGTATAGCGTTGGTATCACCGAGCATGCGCAGGAACTGCTGGGCGATATGGTCTTTATCGATCTGCCAGAAGTCGGCACATCTTTCGATGCGGGCGATGACTGCGCTGTTGCCGAGTCTGTGAAAGCGGCTTCCGATATCTATGCCCCAATCAGCGGCGAAATCGTTGCCATCAACGATGAACTAGAAGGTGCGCCAGAGCTGGTCAACAGCGCTCCGTACTCCGAAGGCTGGCTGTTCCGCATCAAAGCATCAGACGAAGCGCAAATTGCTGGGTTGCTGGATGCCGCAGCCTACGAATCTTCTATCGAAGATTAA
- a CDS encoding alanine/glycine:cation symporter family protein: MEFITQLVNQVNSLLWDELLIFLLCGTGIYYTLRLGFIQIRHFGSGFKALFGGISLSGAKADKQGMSSFQAVATAIAGQVGTGNLAGPATAIVAGGPGAIFWMWVSSFLGMATIYAEAMLAQKFRSKDKNGQVVGGPAYYIEKGLNCKWLACIFSVLVIIALGFIGNMVQSNSIAAAFNSSLGVPGWVIGIVLAVITGVVIMGGISSIASFTEKVVPIKAVFYLLGTLVILVHNAHYILPAFKSIFVAAFNPTAVLGGGAGIAIQQAMRFGIARGLFSNEAGMGSTPHAHAVAKVERPEQQGYIAMMGVFVVCVIVTLTALAIITSGMSMWELGGKTQTNFLGVFTGQGIAVTQQAYTYVYGYFGSLFISVSLFFFAFSTIVGWYYYGEMNIRYLFNSQRAVRAYQLVVIAFIFIASFFKVELVWNMADMFNGLMVLPNLVALILLSPIVIKMSKYVGGKVVENKV; this comes from the coding sequence ATGGAATTCATTACTCAGTTAGTTAATCAGGTTAACAGTCTGCTTTGGGATGAACTGCTGATTTTCCTCCTGTGTGGTACAGGTATTTACTACACGCTGCGTTTGGGTTTCATTCAGATCCGTCATTTTGGATCTGGTTTTAAAGCGCTGTTCGGCGGTATTTCTCTGTCGGGCGCGAAGGCTGATAAGCAGGGCATGAGTTCATTTCAGGCGGTTGCAACGGCTATTGCTGGTCAGGTCGGTACCGGCAATCTGGCGGGCCCCGCCACGGCAATTGTGGCGGGTGGCCCCGGTGCGATTTTCTGGATGTGGGTTTCCTCGTTTCTGGGAATGGCGACGATTTACGCGGAAGCGATGTTGGCGCAAAAATTCAGATCAAAAGATAAAAACGGCCAAGTGGTCGGCGGCCCTGCGTATTACATTGAGAAGGGGCTGAACTGCAAATGGCTGGCCTGTATTTTCTCCGTGTTGGTGATTATTGCGCTGGGCTTTATCGGCAATATGGTGCAGTCCAACTCTATTGCGGCGGCGTTTAATAGTTCTCTGGGCGTGCCGGGTTGGGTGATCGGTATTGTATTGGCGGTGATCACCGGCGTGGTGATTATGGGCGGGATCAGCAGCATCGCCTCATTCACCGAGAAAGTAGTGCCGATTAAAGCCGTGTTTTATCTGTTGGGAACCTTGGTTATTTTGGTGCACAACGCCCACTATATTTTACCGGCGTTTAAATCGATTTTTGTGGCGGCATTTAATCCAACGGCGGTGTTGGGCGGTGGTGCAGGGATTGCGATTCAGCAGGCAATGCGTTTTGGTATCGCTCGCGGTCTGTTTTCCAACGAAGCAGGGATGGGCTCAACGCCGCATGCTCACGCGGTGGCTAAGGTTGAGCGTCCAGAACAACAGGGCTATATCGCGATGATGGGCGTGTTTGTGGTGTGCGTTATCGTCACACTAACCGCATTGGCGATTATCACATCGGGTATGAGCATGTGGGAACTGGGTGGTAAAACCCAGACCAACTTCCTTGGTGTATTCACCGGGCAAGGCATTGCGGTGACTCAGCAAGCGTACACCTATGTTTATGGCTATTTTGGCAGCCTGTTTATTTCGGTTTCGCTATTCTTCTTTGCTTTCTCAACGATTGTTGGCTGGTACTACTATGGTGAAATGAATATTCGTTATCTATTCAATTCCCAACGTGCGGTACGTGCCTATCAACTGGTGGTGATTGCCTTCATCTTTATTGCCTCGTTCTTCAAAGTCGAGCTGGTGTGGAATATGGCGGATATGTTCAACGGACTGATGGTATTGCCAAACCTCGTGGCGTTGATTTTGCTGTCGCCGATAGTGATTAAGATGAGCAAGTACGTGGGTGGGAAGGTAGTGGAGAATAAGGTTTAA
- the budA gene encoding acetolactate decarboxylase codes for MKSHPSDCTCVADIAKTAMQLQRAHPERVIYQTSLMSALLSGVYEGETTMADLLQHGDFGLGTFNHLDGEMIAFNRNIFQLRGDGSARRAKPEQKTPFAVMTFFQPTEEYRINRLHSRDEIHQVIDKMLTSQNAFCALRIDGVFRNVETRTVPEQHRPYKPMQEAIEAQPTYHIEHREGVLIGFLTPNYMQGINVAGYHEHFITAERDCGGHILDYQVESGVLTFGSIDKLLIDFPHDDDFMQADLCPANLDTAIRSVES; via the coding sequence ATGAAATCACATCCTTCTGACTGCACATGCGTGGCAGACATCGCAAAAACGGCTATGCAGCTGCAACGTGCACATCCAGAACGCGTCATTTATCAAACTTCTCTAATGAGTGCGCTATTAAGCGGGGTTTACGAAGGGGAGACGACGATGGCCGATTTGCTCCAGCATGGCGACTTTGGCTTAGGCACTTTTAACCATCTTGATGGCGAAATGATCGCGTTTAACCGCAATATTTTCCAGCTACGTGGTGACGGCAGCGCTCGTCGCGCCAAGCCAGAACAGAAAACGCCTTTTGCGGTGATGACCTTTTTTCAACCGACTGAAGAATACCGCATCAATCGTTTGCATAGCCGCGATGAGATCCATCAGGTTATCGACAAAATGCTCACCAGCCAAAACGCCTTCTGTGCGCTACGCATTGACGGGGTATTCCGTAACGTAGAAACGCGCACCGTGCCGGAACAGCACCGCCCCTATAAACCGATGCAGGAGGCCATTGAGGCTCAGCCGACATACCACATAGAACATCGCGAAGGGGTGTTGATTGGTTTTCTGACACCTAACTACATGCAAGGTATCAACGTTGCTGGGTATCACGAACACTTCATCACCGCTGAACGCGACTGCGGTGGACATATTCTTGATTATCAGGTGGAGAGCGGCGTTTTGACCTTTGGTTCTATCGATAAATTGCTGATCGATTTCCCTCATGATGATGATTTTATGCAGGCCGATTTGTGCCCTGCAAATTTAGATACGGCGATTCGTTCCGTTGAAAGTTAA
- the ubiI gene encoding FAD-dependent 2-octaprenylphenol hydroxylase has translation MQSFDVVIAGGGMVGLATAAALQGSGLRIAVIENRIPEHAELTPEPALRVSAINAASERLLQHLGVWQDILALRASAYQGMEVWESDSFGRIAFRAQEYGHTHLGHIIENRVIQLALWNKVSRQSEVTMIAPATLQQVAWGENEAFITLDNGQMLTARLVIGADGAHSWLRQHADIPLTFWDYGHHALVATIKTERPHEGCARQIFRPNGILAFLPLEDAHLCSIVWSVSPEEAQRLAALPECDFNRELAVAFDTRLGLCEVVSARQSHPLVGRYARSFAAHRLALVGDAAHTIHPLAGQGVNLGFMDAAELASEIKRLQRQGKDIGRYMYLRRYERTRKHSAALMLTAMQGFRQLFDGDNPAKKLLRDVGMALADNLPGLKPRLVRHAMGLADLPESLQK, from the coding sequence ATGCAATCTTTTGATGTGGTTATTGCCGGTGGTGGCATGGTGGGGTTGGCAACGGCGGCAGCGCTTCAGGGCAGCGGGCTGCGCATTGCGGTGATTGAAAACCGTATCCCCGAGCACGCTGAGCTAACGCCTGAACCTGCGCTGCGTGTTTCTGCCATTAATGCTGCCAGCGAGCGTTTGCTACAGCATCTGGGCGTTTGGCAAGATATCCTCGCCCTGAGAGCGAGCGCCTATCAGGGCATGGAAGTTTGGGAAAGTGACAGCTTTGGGCGTATTGCGTTTCGTGCCCAAGAGTATGGGCATACCCACCTTGGCCATATCATTGAAAACCGTGTTATCCAACTGGCGCTGTGGAATAAAGTGAGCCGACAGTCTGAGGTCACAATGATTGCGCCAGCGACACTCCAACAGGTGGCGTGGGGCGAAAACGAAGCTTTCATCACGTTAGATAATGGGCAGATGCTTACGGCTCGTCTGGTGATTGGTGCCGATGGTGCGCATTCATGGTTGCGTCAGCATGCCGATATTCCGCTGACGTTTTGGGACTATGGGCACCATGCGTTGGTGGCTACCATTAAAACCGAACGGCCCCATGAAGGCTGCGCGCGTCAGATTTTCCGCCCAAACGGTATTTTGGCTTTCTTGCCGCTGGAAGATGCGCATTTATGCTCCATCGTGTGGTCCGTTTCCCCGGAAGAAGCTCAGCGCTTAGCCGCTTTGCCTGAGTGTGATTTCAACCGTGAATTGGCCGTTGCGTTTGATACGCGTCTTGGTCTGTGCGAAGTCGTCAGCGCTCGACAGTCACATCCTCTGGTTGGGCGCTATGCCCGCAGCTTTGCCGCGCACCGATTAGCGCTGGTGGGGGATGCGGCGCATACCATCCACCCATTGGCTGGGCAGGGTGTGAACCTTGGTTTTATGGACGCGGCTGAATTGGCCTCCGAGATCAAACGTCTACAGCGTCAGGGCAAAGATATTGGTCGCTATATGTACCTGCGCCGCTATGAGCGTACCCGTAAGCACAGCGCCGCGCTAATGCTGACGGCCATGCAAGGTTTCCGCCAGCTGTTCGACGGCGATAACCCAGCCAAGAAACTGCTGCGTGATGTCGGCATGGCGCTGGCTGATAACCTTCCAGGGCTAAAACCGCGTTTGGTTCGTCATGCCATGGGCTTAGCGGATTTGCCTGAAAGTTTGCAAAAATAG
- the gcvT gene encoding glycine cleavage system aminomethyltransferase GcvT, with product MAKQTPLFDQHVACGARMVDFHGWMMPLHYGSQLDEHHAVRQDAGMFDVSHMTIVDLRGPRTREFLRYLLANDVAKLTVPGKALYTGMLNASAGVIDDLIVYFLEEEYFRLVVNSATREKDLAWITEHAEPYHVEITVRDDLALIAVQGPQAQERAATLFTDAQKQAISGMKPFFGVQAGDYFIATTGYTGENGYEIALPIGEAAEFWQKLVKAGVKPCGLGARDTLRLEAGMNLYGQEMDEGVSPLAANMGWTIAWTPEDRDFIGREALEQQRENGTEKLVGLVMTEKGVLRNELPVRFTDANGNLQEGVITSGSFSPTLGVSIALARVPASIGEEAIVQIRNREMPVRVLKPGFVRNGKSLIN from the coding sequence ATGGCCAAACAGACTCCACTCTTCGATCAACACGTCGCCTGTGGCGCGCGTATGGTTGATTTTCACGGCTGGATGATGCCACTGCACTACGGTTCCCAGCTCGATGAGCACCACGCGGTGCGTCAAGATGCGGGCATGTTTGATGTCTCACACATGACCATCGTCGATCTTCGTGGGCCGCGTACGCGTGAGTTCCTGCGCTACCTCCTCGCGAACGATGTGGCAAAGCTAACGGTACCGGGCAAGGCGCTCTATACCGGCATGTTGAACGCCTCCGCGGGCGTTATCGATGACCTGATCGTTTATTTCCTTGAAGAAGAATATTTCCGCTTGGTGGTTAACTCCGCCACGCGAGAAAAAGATTTGGCGTGGATCACCGAGCATGCCGAGCCTTATCACGTTGAAATCACCGTGCGCGACGATCTGGCGCTGATTGCGGTGCAAGGCCCGCAGGCACAAGAACGCGCTGCGACGCTGTTCACTGATGCACAAAAACAAGCGATTAGCGGCATGAAACCGTTCTTCGGCGTACAGGCCGGCGACTACTTTATTGCGACAACGGGCTACACCGGCGAAAACGGCTATGAAATTGCTTTGCCAATCGGCGAAGCGGCGGAGTTCTGGCAGAAGCTGGTGAAAGCGGGCGTTAAGCCGTGTGGTTTGGGCGCGCGTGACACTCTGCGTTTAGAAGCTGGCATGAATTTATATGGACAGGAAATGGACGAAGGCGTTTCGCCGTTAGCCGCCAATATGGGCTGGACCATTGCTTGGACGCCAGAAGATCGTGATTTTATTGGCCGTGAAGCGCTAGAACAGCAGCGTGAGAACGGTACCGAAAAGTTGGTTGGTTTGGTGATGACCGAAAAAGGCGTGCTGCGTAATGAGCTGCCGGTGCGTTTTACTGATGCCAACGGAAATCTTCAAGAAGGTGTGATCACCAGTGGTTCCTTCTCACCAACTTTAGGTGTCAGTATTGCATTGGCCCGCGTACCTGCAAGCATTGGCGAAGAAGCTATCGTGCAGATCCGTAACCGTGAAATGCCAGTACGTGTCCTTAAACCCGGTTTTGTGCGCAACGGTAAAAGCCTGATTAATTAG
- a CDS encoding LysR family transcriptional regulator, with amino-acid sequence MELRHLRYFVAVAQTGHFTRAAEQLGISQPPLSQQIQRLEHEVGAPLIKRLTRGIELTETGKTLYKDACEIIKLTDAALERARNVARGISGTVNIGFACSTAFNPAVFSLLHSFRENYPMMHLQPQEKEMSGLMNALEEGNIDFAFIRLPCERSKDFMCRVIDTEEMMVALPRQHPLSHNGSVSLIDLKDESLITFPREVAPSLYDQTIHACEIAGFSPNLGQQSPQLTSAISMVGGGFGMAIVPDSLSKIDEKNVVCLKLKDTQLTSDIAIAWRRGDSSHIILHLLNLL; translated from the coding sequence ATGGAACTACGCCATTTACGCTATTTCGTCGCGGTGGCTCAAACAGGTCACTTTACGCGTGCAGCAGAACAGTTAGGGATCTCGCAGCCCCCTCTCAGCCAGCAAATTCAAAGACTTGAACATGAGGTTGGCGCCCCACTGATTAAGCGTTTAACGCGCGGAATTGAGCTAACCGAAACGGGTAAAACGCTCTACAAAGATGCCTGTGAAATCATCAAACTCACCGATGCAGCGCTTGAGCGAGCACGCAACGTCGCCCGAGGCATTAGTGGAACTGTCAACATCGGTTTCGCCTGCTCTACGGCGTTCAACCCTGCGGTTTTTTCTCTGCTACACAGCTTTAGAGAAAACTACCCGATGATGCATCTTCAGCCGCAGGAGAAAGAGATGTCCGGCTTGATGAATGCGTTAGAAGAGGGAAATATTGATTTCGCGTTTATTCGCCTGCCGTGCGAGCGCAGTAAAGACTTTATGTGTCGGGTCATCGACACCGAAGAGATGATGGTGGCACTCCCTCGCCAACACCCGCTTAGCCATAACGGCTCAGTTTCCCTGATCGATCTCAAAGATGAATCTCTAATCACTTTTCCACGCGAGGTGGCGCCCAGCCTTTACGACCAAACGATCCATGCCTGTGAAATCGCCGGATTTTCGCCCAATTTAGGCCAGCAATCGCCTCAGTTGACCTCGGCGATCAGCATGGTAGGCGGAGGTTTTGGCATGGCCATCGTGCCTGACTCATTAAGCAAGATTGACGAGAAAAACGTGGTGTGTTTGAAACTGAAAGACACACAGCTGACCAGTGATATTGCCATTGCGTGGCGCCGCGGCGACAGCAGCCATATTATTTTGCACTTACTCAATTTGCTGTAA
- the alsS gene encoding acetolactate synthase AlsS: protein MKKSDSNKAWQCGADLIVAQLEAQGVKHVFGIPGAKIDRVFNSLVDSSIETIAVRHEANAAFMAGAVGRLTGKAGVALVTSGPGCSNLITGVATATSEGDPLVALGGAVKRADHLKQVHQTMDTVTMFRPVTKYSAEVTSASALSEVMANGFRAAEFGRPGASFISLPMDILNEPVNSRVLTTQHPTLGAAPFESIVQVARRLEKAKNPVILLGLMASQPRNADAIRRLLHKSGLPVTSTYQAAGVIDQAHFHRFAGRVGLFNNQAGDRLLRNADLVITIGYSPIEYEPAQWNNDDADLVHIDIMPAETDSDYQPDIELVGDIAETLDLLSEHIHTALDLSSDAVAILEERRQQRDLLAQKGRSLTQFAIHPLRLVRAMQDIVNSDVTLCVDMGSFHIWIARYLYSFRARQVLISNGQQTMGVALPWAIGTALVDPSRKVVSVSGDGGFMQSSMELETAVRLGVNLLHIIWVDEEYNMVAIQEDKKYHRTSGVKFGPIDFKAYAEAFGAKGFAVTSSETLESTLRAAMDVQGPAVVAVPVDYSDNALLMSQLNMSELF from the coding sequence ATGAAAAAGTCTGATAGCAATAAAGCATGGCAGTGCGGGGCGGATCTGATCGTCGCTCAGTTAGAAGCTCAGGGGGTTAAACACGTATTTGGTATCCCCGGAGCGAAAATTGATAGGGTGTTTAACTCGTTGGTTGATTCCAGCATTGAGACGATTGCCGTTCGTCATGAAGCCAATGCGGCATTTATGGCGGGAGCGGTTGGGCGCTTAACCGGCAAAGCCGGTGTGGCCCTAGTGACATCCGGGCCAGGCTGCTCCAATTTAATCACCGGCGTAGCGACGGCGACCTCAGAAGGCGATCCTTTGGTTGCGCTGGGCGGGGCGGTGAAGCGCGCCGATCATCTCAAACAGGTGCATCAGACGATGGATACCGTGACGATGTTCCGTCCGGTAACCAAATATTCCGCTGAGGTGACTTCGGCGTCGGCATTATCTGAAGTGATGGCTAACGGCTTTCGTGCCGCCGAGTTTGGCCGTCCCGGAGCCAGTTTTATCAGCTTGCCGATGGATATTCTCAATGAGCCGGTCAACAGCAGGGTGTTAACAACACAGCATCCTACTCTGGGCGCGGCTCCTTTTGAAAGTATCGTACAGGTGGCTCGCCGGCTGGAAAAAGCGAAAAACCCGGTGATTTTACTTGGCCTGATGGCAAGTCAGCCGCGCAACGCTGATGCTATTCGTCGCCTATTGCATAAAAGCGGGCTGCCGGTAACCAGCACCTATCAAGCGGCTGGGGTTATCGATCAGGCTCATTTCCATCGTTTTGCTGGGCGCGTAGGGCTGTTTAATAATCAGGCGGGCGACCGCTTACTGCGTAACGCTGATTTGGTGATAACGATTGGTTACAGCCCGATTGAATACGAGCCAGCGCAGTGGAACAACGATGATGCCGACTTGGTTCATATCGACATTATGCCTGCCGAAACCGATAGCGATTATCAGCCGGATATTGAGCTGGTGGGGGATATCGCAGAGACGCTAGATTTGCTGTCTGAACATATTCACACCGCGCTTGATTTAAGCAGCGACGCGGTGGCTATTTTGGAAGAGCGCCGTCAGCAGCGCGATCTTTTAGCACAGAAAGGAAGAAGCTTAACCCAGTTTGCCATTCATCCACTGCGCTTGGTGAGAGCTATGCAGGACATTGTGAATAGCGATGTGACGCTGTGCGTCGATATGGGGAGCTTCCATATTTGGATCGCCCGCTATCTATACAGCTTCCGTGCGCGTCAGGTGCTGATTTCAAACGGGCAGCAGACGATGGGGGTTGCGTTACCGTGGGCGATTGGTACTGCGCTGGTCGATCCTAGCCGTAAAGTGGTCTCGGTTTCCGGCGATGGCGGTTTTATGCAGTCCAGCATGGAGTTGGAAACGGCGGTACGATTAGGTGTGAACCTGTTGCATATCATATGGGTAGATGAAGAATACAATATGGTTGCGATCCAAGAAGACAAAAAATACCACCGCACGTCGGGGGTGAAATTTGGCCCAATCGACTTTAAAGCCTACGCGGAAGCGTTTGGTGCCAAGGGATTTGCCGTTACGTCTTCAGAAACATTGGAAAGCACATTGCGTGCAGCGATGGACGTACAGGGCCCAGCGGTTGTTGCCGTGCCGGTAGATTACAGCGATAACGCGCTGTTGATGAGCCAACTGAACATGAGCGAGCTGTTTTAA
- the gcvP gene encoding aminomethyl-transferring glycine dehydrogenase: MTQTLSQLENSESFIARHIGPSAQQQQQMLETVGARSLHELIEQIVPSDIQLPTPPAVGDAVTEHQALAELKAIAGQNQRYKSFIGMGYHGVLMPPVIQRNMLENPGWYTAYTPYQPEVSQGRLEALLNFQQLTQDLTGLELASASLLDEATAAAEAMALAKRASKLKDANRFFVAADVHPQTLDVVRTRAETFGFDVIVDDADKVLDHQDVFGVLLQQVGTYGELHDYTDLMNELKSRKVITCIAADPMALVLLAAPGKLGADVVFGSAQRFGVPMGYGGPHAAFFGCRDEFKRSMPGRIIGVSRDAAGNTALRMAMQTREQHIRREKANSNICTSQVLLANIASLYAVYHGPVGLKRIADRIHRLTDILAAGLKQKDVTVRNHSWFDTLTVTVKDKAEVLARALGFGFNLRSDIPGAVGISLDEATSREDVEALFAILLGDNHGLDIDTLDALVAEDSAGSIPAHMLRTDPILTHPVFNRYHSETEMMRYMHRLERKDLALNQAMIPLGSCTMKLNAAAEMIPITWPEFAELHPFCPPEQAMGYQMMISQLSQWLVQLTGYDAVCMQPNSGAQGEYAGLLAIRRYHESRNDAARHICLIPSSAHGTNPASAQMAGMSVVVVACDDSGNIDLHDLRAKAEQAGDELSCIMVTYPSTHGVYEETIREVCQIVHQFGGQVYLDGANMNAQVGITTPGYIGADVSHLNLHKTFCIPHGGGGPGMGPIGVKSHLAPFVPGHTVVQIDGLTTQKGAVSAAPFGSASILPISWMYIRMMGAEGLKKASQTAILNANYIATRLKAAYPILYAGRDGRVAHECILDIRPLKEQTGISEMDIAKRLIDFGFHAPTMSFPVAGTLMVEPTESESKAELDRFIDAMLAIRAEIERVSSGEWTLADNPLVNAPHIQAELVNHWEHAYSRELAVFPTESTRENKYWPTVKRLDDVYGDRNLFCSCVPISEYE; this comes from the coding sequence ATGACCCAGACTCTCAGCCAGCTCGAAAACAGCGAATCCTTTATCGCTCGCCATATCGGTCCGTCTGCCCAGCAGCAACAGCAAATGCTGGAAACCGTTGGCGCACGCTCTTTGCATGAACTGATCGAGCAGATCGTTCCTTCCGATATTCAGTTACCTACTCCGCCTGCGGTCGGTGATGCCGTAACGGAACATCAGGCGTTGGCTGAGCTGAAAGCAATTGCGGGTCAGAATCAGCGCTACAAATCTTTCATTGGTATGGGGTACCACGGCGTACTGATGCCACCGGTTATTCAGCGCAATATGCTGGAAAACCCAGGCTGGTATACCGCTTATACGCCGTATCAGCCGGAAGTTTCTCAAGGTCGCCTTGAGGCGTTGCTGAACTTCCAGCAACTGACGCAGGATCTCACCGGTCTTGAATTAGCTTCGGCGTCCTTACTGGATGAAGCCACCGCCGCAGCGGAAGCCATGGCGTTGGCGAAGCGTGCTAGCAAGCTGAAAGATGCGAATCGTTTCTTTGTGGCTGCCGATGTTCATCCGCAAACGCTAGACGTGGTGCGTACCCGAGCTGAAACCTTCGGCTTTGATGTGATCGTTGATGATGCAGATAAAGTGCTCGATCATCAGGATGTGTTTGGCGTATTGCTGCAACAGGTGGGGACCTACGGCGAGCTGCACGACTACACCGATCTGATGAATGAGCTGAAAAGCCGCAAGGTGATTACCTGTATTGCCGCCGATCCTATGGCTCTGGTGCTGCTGGCCGCGCCGGGCAAATTGGGTGCTGACGTTGTGTTTGGTTCTGCGCAACGTTTTGGCGTACCGATGGGCTACGGTGGTCCGCATGCGGCATTCTTTGGCTGCCGTGATGAGTTTAAGCGCTCCATGCCAGGGCGTATTATTGGGGTTTCTCGCGATGCCGCAGGGAATACCGCACTGCGCATGGCGATGCAAACGCGTGAGCAACACATCCGCCGTGAGAAAGCGAACTCCAATATCTGTACTTCTCAAGTCTTGCTGGCGAATATTGCCAGCCTGTATGCGGTCTATCATGGCCCCGTCGGCCTGAAACGCATTGCCGATCGCATTCATCGTTTGACCGATATCTTGGCAGCGGGCCTGAAGCAAAAAGATGTCACCGTTCGCAACCACAGCTGGTTTGACACCCTCACGGTAACCGTGAAAGACAAGGCCGAAGTATTGGCGCGTGCGCTGGGCTTTGGTTTTAACCTGCGTAGCGACATTCCGGGCGCAGTGGGGATTTCTTTAGATGAGGCGACCAGCCGCGAAGACGTTGAAGCGCTGTTTGCCATTCTGCTGGGTGATAACCACGGATTGGATATCGATACCCTAGATGCTCTGGTTGCTGAAGACAGCGCTGGCAGCATTCCTGCCCACATGCTGCGTACCGACCCGATTCTGACGCATCCCGTGTTTAACCGCTATCACAGCGAAACCGAGATGATGCGCTATATGCATCGCTTGGAGCGCAAAGATTTGGCGCTGAATCAGGCTATGATCCCACTGGGATCTTGCACCATGAAGCTGAATGCTGCTGCGGAAATGATCCCAATCACGTGGCCTGAATTTGCTGAATTACATCCGTTCTGCCCACCAGAGCAGGCGATGGGCTATCAGATGATGATATCCCAGCTGTCGCAATGGCTGGTTCAGCTAACCGGTTATGACGCCGTTTGTATGCAGCCAAACTCTGGTGCGCAAGGTGAATACGCGGGTTTGCTGGCCATTCGTCGCTACCACGAAAGCCGCAACGACGCTGCGCGCCATATTTGCTTAATTCCAAGCTCTGCGCATGGTACTAACCCTGCCTCGGCGCAGATGGCAGGTATGAGCGTGGTAGTGGTGGCCTGTGATGACTCCGGTAATATCGATCTGCACGATCTGCGCGCTAAAGCTGAGCAGGCGGGCGATGAACTTTCCTGCATCATGGTGACCTACCCGTCAACGCACGGCGTGTATGAAGAAACAATCCGCGAAGTGTGCCAGATCGTGCACCAGTTCGGCGGTCAGGTTTACCTCGACGGTGCGAACATGAATGCGCAGGTTGGGATTACTACGCCGGGCTATATTGGCGCCGATGTATCTCACCTGAACTTACATAAAACGTTCTGTATCCCGCACGGCGGCGGCGGACCGGGTATGGGCCCAATCGGTGTGAAATCGCATTTGGCTCCGTTTGTACCGGGGCATACCGTGGTGCAAATTGATGGTTTAACCACGCAAAAAGGCGCGGTTTCTGCGGCACCGTTTGGTAGTGCATCGATTTTGCCGATTAGCTGGATGTACATCCGTATGATGGGTGCTGAAGGGCTGAAGAAAGCCAGCCAGACCGCGATCCTAAATGCCAACTACATCGCAACACGCTTGAAAGCGGCGTATCCGATTCTGTACGCAGGCCGTGATGGTCGCGTAGCGCATGAATGTATTTTGGATATTCGTCCGCTGAAAGAGCAAACCGGCATTAGTGAAATGGATATTGCTAAACGTTTGATCGACTTTGGCTTCCATGCGCCAACTATGTCGTTCCCGGTTGCGGGCACGTTGATGGTTGAGCCAACGGAATCTGAAAGCAAAGCTGAGTTGGATCGCTTTATCGATGCGATGCTGGCGATCCGTGCTGAAATTGAACGCGTGAGCAGCGGCGAATGGACGCTGGCGGATAACCCGCTGGTGAATGCGCCACACATTCAGGCTGAACTGGTTAATCACTGGGAGCACGCATATTCTCGCGAACTGGCCGTATTCCCAACGGAATCAACGCGTGAGAATAAATACTGGCCAACCGTAAAACGTCTGGATGATGTTTACGGCGACCGTAATTTATTCTGTTCTTGTGTGCCGATCTCTGAATACGAATAG